TTCTCTAGTAGCCAACCATTTACATGTTTTTGTAACAAGatgaaaaagatatttttttattattataagtaAACGATATTATTAATAAGGATAAGCATAGCCTAAGTACACATGATgatatacaagagataagacatATCTAGGTTACAGTAgtggaaacaagaaaataatgtaaatttaggccattaaaatctaaagaTATGGCCCATAGAAATAAAGTATGGAAAAATAAAGATCGGAGCTCGTCTATAGTCCGCTTCTTATCTTCAAATGTCTGCTCATTACACTCTTTATATGCACCACAAAATGCAAATAGGGATTATATTTTACACGGCTTTGATTTGTAAAGCACAAACTGGAATTGTCTAGCTAGCCAATAACTCAAACACTGTAGCAGACATTATCCAATTGAACTCTACTTAACTGAACACTTCACTCCACACTACTCTAGCTGTCTCGCAACGAAGCAAGAAATGATCTACTGTCTTACTAGCTTTCTTACAAATATAACATCAATTTGAAATAATTACCCAACACTTTCTCAAATTATCGATTGTCAGAATCTTACTTAGGGCAACTGTTCAAGTGAAGAATAGTATGTAAATATACAAGTTAGTGTGTAAATGTGTCATTTATGTGGGATTGCATCGGTCATAAAAGGTTCGTTacacaaatattttatatacattAGTTGATGtcgtaattttttgttttagcaaTAGCTATgatatatcaaaaaaattaaacttacgAATGGAGTTTTCCGTTATAAAAGCTACTGGGATTAACGATAAAATTGGCGTGCTTATAAATAAAAAGGTAAAATTGGCATAGGAAGATCTAAGGCTGTTCATATGGGTGCGGACTTGGATACCTGTATTTACCTGGATCAAATCGGGATGTCAAATGTGGTTCGGGTATTGGCCTGGATTAATCCAAGTAAGAACCTGGGCGGTACCCGGTGAGATTTGGGtttttaaagcccaaaaatcTGGTATCCAAATTATATTCGGATTTACGACAGGTTGTCATCAACCTCAAGATTTGGATCTGCCCCTCACTACTACCAATGCAACCACTTCCCTCACTTCTCCATGATATCTGAGACTGACCACAACGATGAGCTCTATAAGCAGTATACTATTGTGCAATATTCCCTCACACAAAAGCATGACTCTCATTTCTATCATTCTCCACTCTCGCCCATGTATTTGTTCATGCTGGCATGATTGACAAGGAGATGATGCTTCATTAAATCGACACCAAAGCATGACATTGGAACAAAGCAACAAGCTAGAAACCAAACCAGAATTCCCATAGCATTTTTAGCATAGATAGAATAAATCGAAGAGATGGTGTGATTGAAAACAAAAGgtgactagagagagagagagagagagagagccttttAAAGTTATAAGTTCTTGAAGTTTCAAGAAAccataaaatactaaaattaatgaAAGTAATCTGCCATCAACACCACTTACGAGGTCTACACTCACGATATACAGAGTCTCCCATAAAATAGCCAACCAGCtaccatcaaataaataaaattaaaataaaatatgcccACAAACAACATTTTACGAGGTGTATATTCTCCGAATGATGTACGTATTATTTGTTAAATAGTTAACCACACAAAATAAAGGTAATATGGATTCCTAGAACCCCAATTGGGCCATCACCATTGTTGCTCATCTGATTTATCGAAGACAAAGATGAGGAGGAGTGCGACATGAAGGTTTGGGAGATGCTAAGCCAGAGCTTTTTCTCGAGATCAACAGTAACATGTCCTAGATCCTTCTGTATTTGCGGTTAATTTCTCTAGTATTGTTCATGAATGGTGACAAGACttcttttaaatcaaaatagTTGCGAGGATCGGATTTTAAATCTAGTACCCGGTTCTCATACTTGTAACGGGTCTAGATAGGGACGGATATGCGAGTTTCGGACCGAATCAgaaaaaaatccggcccggttgAATATCATTAGGAAGATTTGGCAACCTTTTTTTGTACAGAGAAATAATTCTAACTGATTAATGTACATTTGGATAATAAGATAAGACGAGAAATTCTCGAAATTTcttacaattttctttttaaatatcactaaaatacaaaatattttttaattttaaattttcaactttttcatctaatatttacaacttttataaatttcaaaataaaacacaaaaatcaatataactttttcaggtttcaaaataaaaataatatttcaaataattttttaactttataatattttcattcaagttttgtttttcaaaacctaataaaagtATCTTAATtgaaactatttatatattatttaactaaTATTTACgtaatttaagatattttaaagATCCAAACGAGGCACTTGTGTTTTGAATAATTGATGCTTCCCACATGTCTTGACTTTTGGATCTTAGCTATCCTGCTAAGTTCCTATTTCTCTCAACGAGGATATAGATGTATTGAATGTGGAAATTGCCAACAAAATCATCAGAATAGTTGTTTTCAGTATCCGTTCCGGTTAGACCACAGCAAATTGCCTTGGGCGGTGCCTTGGCTTTTACCAAGGAATAAAGGGTCCCGACTCTTCGGTCCATTGTCTtcgatcttcttcttcttcttctttttttaagttaCTGCAAGTGCAAGCACCATAGCGAAGCATTTGTTTAGGACATCCCATCCTCCTCTTTAGGATCTCTGTTTTAGTTTAATAGAAACTtgcttataataaaaataatctaaacGATGTCACATGACATATGAttaagagggaaaaaaagaaaaaaaaggggggggggggggggggggggggggggttcatTTCCACTTGTAAGTATAATACTGATTTCCTGCAGAACTAGTGGTGTGGAGATAATGGCAAGCGATTTAGGGGAGATTCAGTTGGGCATTTTGTAAACATTTCGCCgtaactttaattattttacgtAGTGGACATTTTATAATACATAACTATGCATAAAGCATACGGAAAGAAGAGAACACAGTACTCATGCTGGACGCTTTTAGGGACTAACTTTGGGTCCCAGACCTTTTCTACTTAAAACGGGACCTTTTCTGCTTAAAACGAAAGACAGTGCTcagaaaaaacaatattatatatttgtatatattaactataaaaTACATAGAGCACACAAATAGCCGTACATtggcattgatttttttttttttttttttcactaggAATTAATCCTAATCTCTTTTCAAattcatcatttatttatttaagacaAGTGTTATGATcacaaattaaatttataaattgacttatatgatatgttaaacctattttataataaaaataattttataatcatgCATTAATACTATTTGCATGCTTCGATTTTAATACACATAACACAAGCATGCAAGTGATGAGAAGATTTTAAATTAGTAAAAGCTGCCATTACGCGTCTTATAAACCAACTTTACAACATTATTCGAATTTTCGAGTACTAATAGTAATATTGAAGTATTCGAGGAGGATGACTTGGGTTTCAGTTTCTAGTTCGAATggttatttttaaattgagaaatattttagtttatataaaagtaagtctataaattaatgtaacttgatgtgatacgttaaattataaaattaattttttttaaaaatagagttAATGAATcacatgaaattatattaatttgtgaatttaattttatgaaatttatttatatataacgtttctaaataaaattataacacATAAATAccattttaagttttattacaACAAAACATTTAAATCTATGATGTCTTGTTACAATTCCCTTGTTTTAAATCCTTGAATCCATATACAAAAGTGAAAGGATTAGTAAAAGCCTGGGAAATACCACTCACGCATAGACTGATAATAGTGTTTTCGTATCCATCCCCACTTAAAGATGAGATTGAAGCCGCACTACTAACAGTGTCTAAAGTTAGCAATTAGCTAAGTAATGCtaagtataaattttaaatagataaattttgtgtaagttatttattaaaaaagtaagtcgtattaataaaaaatagttctttttacaatattttaagatAGAGTacacttttttataaagatttatatgaaatttatctatttaaaatttgtataaatcatttctatATACACACTTAGTGACAAACATATACATACGAAAAATGATAATCGCAGTCATTATTATGTAAGTGAcgaataattattttgaaaaaagtgaataattatTGGactcacattaaaaaaattaattttttaataataaacatctcttttttaaaacgattatatgatatttacatatttcataattatatataatattaatcatGATTTTCagatatgttttatttatttaattcttagcaaaaaatgaaaaattgtacTTTGAAAAGTATACATACGTGAGACACGTGTCCCATGTATAAAGATGCATAGGAGACACTCTCTATCAAGTCTAGAGAAACACTTGTAAACTTGAAAGTGGAGATCGATATGTTTCTCATCCACTCAAAAGAGACGAACTCTGTCAAGTGTAGAGAAACGCTATCAATTAAGTTTACACGTGTGTAGAGAAACACTATGAAGTCTACAAGTACGTGTCTTTTAGCTTAGGTGGCATGTTTGTTCTACTTACTTTTCAGTTCCACAAAGGTCAAAGATGTAATCATCCATGACTGGAAATAactcctttcttttttattttctcctccTCCGTAGTGGGTGGCATGCAGGATCCAGGCAGTATATGAGACTCAGAGAGTGTAGCCCAACACGCTCCCCAACTTGCAAGGGTCACTTGTGCAAAATCTTATCCCTTCAAGATTATATAACCCTATTTTAAGATGGCATAATCTTCAAGTCAATCTAGCAAGATCCATGTCCATCTTATTATAAAGCATAAAAATCAAACTTTGTAAGAAAACAATCTAACTTGCCACTAGCCAGCTGGGTGTTTATACGACAGCGGCCTCAGAAAAAGCAATGCCATACAGCTTCCTTCCAATATgcaaacactatatatattccCCCACCAACAATCAAAACCTTCATCAACAATCAAAGCCTTCTATCCACAACTCATTCAAGTTTCTTCTCCAGCAATCAAAgccttcatctctctctctctctctctctctctctctctctctctctctctctctctctctcaaatgggtGCTTCTCAGCAGTTTTCCTCTCTTAGCTGTAAACTAACCatcaaacaagcaaaacaagtGGAATTCAAGTCCACGGGATCTCTCTTTGTTAGATGCTATATTTCTGCAGGAAACAACAAAAGAATTCGGCTTAACAGTCGGGAAATCTCCTCCAGGTCCGATCTCTCTTGGAATGAGTCCTTCTCATTGGATTGCTTTGGTACCCACGACAACATGGACAACCAAAAGCAAGAAAACGTGATTTTCGAGCTCCGGTGGAGAAACAAAGTGCCCGTTCTTGGGAGGAATATTATTGGGGGCTCAAAACTCTTGGGTAGGGCAGAGATTCCATGGAAAGAAGTCTATGAGTCACCAAACATGGAGATGGAGAAGTGGATCACGATGATTCCCACGAGTGGATGTGTACTTGTTGAAGGTGTCAAGCCACCTAAGCTGCAAGTGGGAATAAAAGTTGAAGTTCCTGCAATGGTGGAAAAGGAGAGGAGGAGATCATCAAATTATGGGAAGGGAAAGAAGTGGGATGAGTGTGGATGCAAAGATGGTCATGGGCATGGCTGCAGTTGTGaagattataatatttttgcacTAGCGGCTGCTCTGGAGGCATTTTAGGCGCAACgacatataacatataacatataacatgtAATGGTTATTGGTTGGTGTCGACACTAGTTTTGccttattattgttttattaattgTATTCGGGACGTTGAGTTTTGTACTTAAGAGATTAATGTATATTTGAGATcttgaagaaatgaaatggCCTCAGCTTTGATGTCTTTcctttccttattttttttttttttcgttttttaatCCTCAGTATAGTTGAGCTAGTTTTCATTTAGTTCGGTACAGTCCTTTTCACAGGgcaattttttaattacttgacTTTTTGGCTGTAAAtggagcatatatatatatatatatatatagaaaatgataGAATTACAAACCTCCTACTACccatttactactctttttgtatttaattttttttaattttttttttcgcttaacaattaaagaagtgattattaataaaattatatacttttttaattttttcttagcgatcaaggatattaaaaaaatacttaaaagaaaattataagaaaatacaaaatttcaaatactTTGTAAGTAGTAAATAGGTAGTGATAGGGTAGTAAGCCTATCactacccatatatatatatatatatataccatatatatatatatatatatatataaaagagtcaTTCTAtgtctataaataatatttataaaaataaattactcactaagttatcttttaattaataattatttcaattttcaaacaaGTATGCTTGAGATTTTTGAATAAGTATGCTCGTCGTTGACATATTAATGGTAGTGACACGTGACTGTGTAACTCACTTCTATGTAAAGACAGagcattttcatatatatatatatatatatacacacacactcataactacatataaaataaaaaagaaaaaaaaaaatcttctgcTCCGATTCTCTTAAGAGTATCCAAAACAATATCAAGTTGGGTTTTATCATCCCCTACCATAGATTTTATTGTCTTTAGTGTGACCAAGGATATTACAACgcttgtgaatatatatatatatatatttatataatatcctATTAAATTGCTAAACCGAAAaacaaaacattaattttttcgTTAAGTCAGTCATGTTTTCATTGTAAGTTGGCGAATTATGTCTACAACATGCCAATTGCTCAATAGATATTCGTAATATTCTTgagcaaattaaaaaaatgaaaaaacataaattaatgtAGGGTGAATGGAGGTCCAGCTATCACCACTCATTCACAGCCCAGCCAACAAAGGTCTGGTTGGTCATTAGCCACTACCACAATCCTAATGTTGTGGTTAGTCGATTTCACTGTCTTGATCCAGGACATGGGTTTCCCAGACCTACATGAATATGGTGGGTCTTCACCATGATAGGATGCCAACGAATCTAGTTCAAATATCTACTCCTT
The genomic region above belongs to Carya illinoinensis cultivar Pawnee chromosome 4, C.illinoinensisPawnee_v1, whole genome shotgun sequence and contains:
- the LOC122307947 gene encoding uncharacterized protein LOC122307947; this translates as MQTLYIFPHQQSKPSSTIKAFYPQLIQVSSPAIKAFISLSLSLSLSLSLSLSLSQMGASQQFSSLSCKLTIKQAKQVEFKSTGSLFVRCYISAGNNKRIRLNSREISSRSDLSWNESFSLDCFGTHDNMDNQKQENVIFELRWRNKVPVLGRNIIGGSKLLGRAEIPWKEVYESPNMEMEKWITMIPTSGCVLVEGVKPPKLQVGIKVEVPAMVEKERRRSSNYGKGKKWDECGCKDGHGHGCSCEDYNIFALAAALEAF